The Panicum hallii strain FIL2 chromosome 9, PHallii_v3.1, whole genome shotgun sequence genome has a window encoding:
- the LOC112872972 gene encoding uncharacterized protein LOC112872972 encodes MEMFGELKTIFESQGLSFPDMPGSTMSEERRDSFACTAAGASQSRGTERAIVPTSVEPDTIDGLARPTRCSLLVQLVGDSSFMEVGNGLVYPGMSQLEGVQVRADCAVVKIDYVHEFAKNIKLEVPPDDMTTTLRDAVARRVQWRRAGIHIDPADADSVPTSQPQPQSAAVPPTFSEPCPQLPGTRESLSEPHPPVPTQPQAHATRDKASNRKEVWVH; translated from the exons ATGGAGATGTTTGGAGAGCTGAAGACCATCTTCGAGTCTCAGGGATTGTCATTCCCTGATATGCCGGGGAGTACGATgagtgaagagagaagggacagcttcgcttgtactgcagcgggtgcttctcagagTAGAGGGACAGAGAGGGCAATTGTGCCTACATCAGTGGAGCCGGATACGATAGATGGCTTGGCTCGTCCGACCCGATGCAGTCTTCTCGTGCAGCTGGTCGGAGATTCATCTTTCATGGAGGTCGGGAACGGGCTTGTGTATCCCGGTATGtcccagcttgaaggtgtccag GTCAGGGCTGATTGTGCTGTGGTGAAGATTGACTACGTGCATGAGTTTGCTAAGAATATCAAGCTGGAGGTGCCACCAGATGACATGACCACCACTTTGCGGGATGCAGTTGCGAGAAGGGTTCAGTGGCGGAGAGCTGGTATTCATAttgatccagcagatgcagattcAGTACCGACCAGTCAACCTCAGCCACAGAGTGCTGCAGTGCCACCGACGTTTTCTGAGCCATGCCCACAGCTGCCGGGTACACGGGAATCGTTATCGGAACCGCATCCTCCTGTCCCTACTCAGCCTCAG gcacatgcaacaagagacaaGGCGTCGAACCGGAAAGAAGTGTGGGTACATTGA